One window of the Diospyros lotus cultivar Yz01 chromosome 12, ASM1463336v1, whole genome shotgun sequence genome contains the following:
- the LOC127786745 gene encoding uncharacterized protein LOC127786745, whose product MTELCLSSPPKTARVSSLHLSDLLLLLLSSILSHPIYFFYFIFFSPYLLKLLSFLSPLFVTTSLLLLGFLSLSPGLLHDHYPLEPEEPNKFHLFEELEAFQIAFELTCDEAPVLNSASTDETSSGNLALGADFEEKTVEIAWEEKTLEGLLKELDEFDKMDYSVEEKKLVDAPDGVEFDKDKAADEEIAAPTKGSKAKVDKVTGHGTVKVGRDKDREREKPSKPAPISQTFDQHADAVDDGTGSELFESPRWGLMDSNLGSYGSMRRDKEWKKTLACKLFEERQNVDGGEGMDLLWETYEVDSSSNKANGGKCNNAQKKKKSKKKSQAELYNDDDDEAEDMDGQLCCLQALKFSTGKMNLGRPNLLKISKAFKGIGWLHNVTRHTKKALHN is encoded by the coding sequence ATGACCGAACTGTGTTTGTCAAGCCCCCCGAAGACCGCCCGTGTCTCTAGTCTCCACCTCTCTGACTTGCTGCTCCTACTCCTCTCTTCCATCCTCTCCCACCCCATCTACTTCTtctacttcatcttcttctccccttACCTCCTCAAACTCCTCTCCTTCCTTTCCCCCCTCTTCGTCACCACTTCCCTTCTCTTGCTCggcttcctctccctctctcccggCCTTCTCCATGATCACTATCCTCTCGAACCCGAAGAACCCAACAAGTTTCATCTCTTCGAGGAGCTCGAGGCCTTCCAGATCGCGTTCGAGCTGACATGCGACGAAGCGCCTGTTCTTAACAGTGCTTCAACCGATGAGACATCATCAGGTAACCTCGCATTGGGTGCGGATTTCGAAGAGAAGACAGTGGAAATTGCTTGGGAAGAGAAGACACTGGAAGGGTTGCTGAAAGAACTGGATGAGTTTGACAAGATGGATTACAGTGTGGAAGAGAAGAAATTAGTTGACGCACCCGACGGCGTCGAGTTCGATAAAGATAAAGCAGCGGATGAAGAAATTGCAGCGCCGACAAAGGGATCCAAGGCTAAAGTTGATAAAGTAACTGGCCATGGCACAGTTAAAGTTGGCAGGGACAAGgacagagagagggagaagccTTCAAAACCTGCGCCAATTTCACAAACCTTTGACCAACATGCAGATGCAGTTGACGATGGCACTGGTTCAGAGCTGTTTGAGAGCCCAAGATGGGGACTAATGGATTCGAATCTCGGAAGCTATGGGTCAATGAGGAGAGATAAAGAGTGGAAGAAGACGTTGGCCTGCAAGCTTTTCGAGGAGAGACAGAATGTGGATGGCGGCGAAGGCATGGATCTGCTCTGGGAAACCTACGAAGTGGATTCATCGAGTAACAAGGCCAACGGCGGCAAGTGCAACAATgcccagaagaagaagaagagcaagaagaagagCCAAGCAGAGTTGTACAACGACGATGACGATGAGGCAGAGGACATGGACGGCCAGCTATGCTGCCTGCAAGCTCTCAAGTTCTCGACGGGGAAGATGAATCTGGGCCGGCCTAATCTGCTGAAGATCTCCAAGGCCTTCAAAGGGATTGGATGGTTGCACAATGTCACCAGGCATACCAAGAAAGCTCTTCACAACTAA